The sequence below is a genomic window from Harpia harpyja isolate bHarHar1 chromosome 3, bHarHar1 primary haplotype, whole genome shotgun sequence.
ttttaattctgcacCTAAACCCTGACATTTACTGCAGAAGCCTGACATGTCAGTCAAACTTGAGATGGTAATGGAAGGATTAGTAAAGGCTTGTAATAATTTGGAACATGTTATTACCTTACTAATAAATAAATTTGGATGAAGATGTGCCATGACTTTTGGTGTGTCAGACTGCTGCCCAGCATGGGTAGTGTAGGGTTTGATATTGCAGCTCATTTTCTGCTCCTGGGATGTTTCATAGCAGGCGCTGTCTGAGAAGTAGCAGTGGGCGGTGCTGCAGCATGTGCACCTCTGCAAGGCAGGCAGCGGGTTCCTGGCTCCATGGGAGACCGCACGTAACCCCTGCGGGAAGTTTTCGGACagttctcttccctctgccctttGTGCCCAGCTCTCTGAAAACATGAACACACTTTGCCCTTGTAACTGCACTCCTCCTTCAGCAACTGCTGCTGCCACCTTGTACTGCACCTGTGCTTAAGTTTGGGTGAAACCTGAACACCAGTTTTAACACAGCAGTTCCCGAGTCCTGTAAGAAATGACTAGTTGCTGAATTGGGAAGATGAACAGACAGCTGTGTCTACAGATTCAGCTCCTTGTACAAGTGGCCAgactattcctttaaaaaaaaaaaaaaaaaagatgattttgaaTGCAGTGCCAGAGTTGTGGAAGGTGTTTTTCCTGCTGTATGTGTGAAGTTACTAAAGTCCAGTTTGTCCCATCATTGGAACATCTTGCACACTGGAGCTCCTTGGAACTCCCCAGCTACAGCTttgagggcagagagggaagaatacTTTTATCTTCAGTTACAGTTTACCTTACCATTTGTTTATATTGAATCAGCTCAGGGTGAGACGATTTAAAGTGTGTCAGCTGCACCTTCACCTGGTGTGGCAGTAACCCCTCTGCTACAGCTACAGCATGTTCACCTGAATAAACAGGGAAGACTTCAGTAAATAATAGAAAGGCACCTTTTGAGTAGGGGCAGAGCTCATCCAGGGGAAGGAAAGCTACAGGCATCTGCCACAgttttcagtaagaaaacaaaggagaagatATTCCCTTGTGTGCTATTAAAGGAAAACACGGTTTGCTGCATTAGCCACTTGTTTTGGAGGCTTATAAATAAACCTTCAAGTTTCATTATTTCCAAACTAGTTTGCAATAAACATGCATAGAAGCAGACCTGCTTGCACAGCTACTCAGGCATGAAAAATACAGGCCATTGGGTCCACACCCACCCGGCACAGGGAATAAGGGACAACTCTTAACAAGTATCACACTtaagtaacatttattttatcagaGTAGATGGTCCAAGTTAAAAGCACTCATGCAGTCGAGGGGCCTGGTGGCTGTaaagaacttttttccccaagtttgtGCTATGTGTGAGCACTTCCACTGAAGTGAAAGTAAGGCAGAACCAAGATTGAGCAAGGTACAGGCACTTTGTTCCCAGttcaaggagggaaaaaaaaagcctacatcAGGTCctggtcccccccaccccaaaaaagccTCATGTTTGTTAaacaaaatgttgtaaaaaatagaaaaaacccaagaTACAGAAAGTCAGTGCTCCCTAACCATACACTACTAGTTTACGTCATCATATGTAAGACCAGAAGTATAAGAAATCATAAATCAGAGCTTACTATTAACAAGTGTTCCATTACCTGGGGTACCATACGTGTAATACCAAGTATCTGACAGCAGTAACTGTTACACGAACAGTCCCACTCGGTATTGCCCACCCTGCCTAACAGCTTGTCTCACCACGCAGTTAAAACGACTGCTTGTAGGGAGCAGCATAGGAAAGGTATTTTAGATTCCACATTATCTGGTTAcataaaacagtgatttacaaAAAACTCATATACCAAACAATATTCTAAATAAATAGTTCATCTTCATGACTATATACAGAGTCCCCGTTACGTTAGTTATCCAAGAACGGCATGTCTGTGTCCATGGGTGCCGGGGCAAGTTCACATAGATAGAAGAGCGTGGCTTCGCTCGCTTCCGCCTCCGTCAGCGGCTCCAGCCGGACCAGCTTGCTCTGGGTGGGCTCGGGATCCAGGCTGCTCTCCAGGAGCTCGTCCACTTCCAGGGGTTTGTCAACGGAGGAAGGAGTTTCGGCCACGAAGCTCCCGCTCTCAAGGATGGAGCCTGGGTTCCCATCGAGGAATGCAAGGAGTGGAAACGCAGTGTACTGGATGAGCTGCTtatctagggggaaaaaaattcccagaaCATCATCAGTTCACAGGCCTTTCTACATGCAGATGGAAAAAACACAATCCAACCCacagaatttatttaaataatagttaataaaaaacattatagctgtttgttttaaatgagtcATTGAAGAATTGTTACGTTCACGCGTAACATTGTTTGTTCAGATTCTCCTGCAAAAACATCAGTTTCTCTGCACCTGGTGCAGTGCCAAAAACCTGAAAGGCAAACGCAGTCAAGTATTTTCTTTTGGTTATTTACTTATTAGCTTGACACAAAACCAGACAAAGAGCAAATAACTAAGATGGTTTTTAGAACAAGGCTTGTTCAACTGTTAAACTGTTTCAACAAAACACTACAACTAACCTGATTTGGGCTTAAAAACTTGTGTTTCCTGTGAAGCCGCTGGACCAGCATTATTCTTGGTAGTTTCTATTCCCTTTGTCTCCatctggaaacaaaagcaaaatcttaaacacatgcttaaagcCTTTTCCAATGCCACTAGAACACAGCTGaccaactattaaaaaaaataatcaaattttcATTTGTGAAGGGATGCAGTGGTATCAGTTACCCACACTAACAGACCTTGGCTGAGAAGACATGAAATGGAAACACAGGCTGACTCAAGCAAGAACCAAATGCAGTGCTCATGAATGAACAGGACAAGTTCAAAGTGCTAGATCTTTGCTCTGCTGCTtattcttgtgtttcttttcccaCCAGACAATACAGATGAAACCATTCTGACAACGTGTGCACCATGTTTGCAAGTACTAAAATCTTAGGGGACACAAAAGTCAAGAGACTGGTACAATGTACAGGTATCAGCCTTAATGTAATATGAGTTTTAAAGGACGTAATTAATTAGtgtgcttttcccttttctgtttaaaacctaACAAACAGGATGAATTCAGCTGCAGCCTTTCTATTCTCATGGAAGTCTTCAAAGCCAGAGCATGAAAAAAGTGCTATtacaccagaaaagaaaacagtaaaggaTGAATAAGGTTTGCATCTCTCACTACTGTGTACATTGAGCAATGGATTTAAGACTTACTTTGGTATTAGTGATATGATCTGTGGGATTCATCTGCACGGAGCTTGTAAAAAGCTGAATAAGACAAAACACATCAAGTTTTAGGTATCTCGATGTTGCTATTAAGAATACCAGAACATCACATCTGCCTGTGAGAGAATTATCCCTGTACTTCCATGTTTTCACCCTCTATCAGGATTAGAGTTTATTGACAGGTAGTTACCacttctgcaaagaaaacctAGCTTTGGAGCGTAAAGGTTTGGAATTCCACAAACCTTGGTCACAAAGGAAACAACTGTATTACGTCTAACTTAAGACTAACACAGTTTGCTGCAGTCTTAAAACGATTCCTTCTTACATTGCTGCACAGAGAATTCTGGGTACAGTAAGGAAGAACACACCCCGATCAAGTTTGCAAGTGACACCAAACTGGAAGGAGTCATCAATAtgtgggagagcagagctgctgttaaGAGGGATCTCAGCAAGGCGGAAGAGGCCGACAGGCACTCTGTCCGGTTAACAGCCACACGCATTTAGGACACAATAACCTCACGCACTGGCCCAGGTTAGGGAACACACAGACAGGGAGCAGCTCCTCAGAGAGGGACCTGGGAGTCGCGGTAGACAACACCCTACCACCAGCCAGCAGCATGGCCTCGCTACAGGGAGGCACACTCTGCTACAGGCAAAGCACAGCCAGGAGGTCACTGGAAGCAATCGTTTCTCCACGCAGCACCTGGGGAAAAGCGTCCAGTTTTAGGCTTCCCAGCACGAGAGTGTTCAAACTAGAGGGTGTCTGGAGGGCCACAGATGTTTGGGGGCTTAGGACGTACAAGAGGCTGAGGGAGCTTGGCTAGTCTTGTCTGGAGAGGGCAGACAAGGGAGGATAACTGCACTCTTCCACTGCTTCTAAAGAGGTGTTGTTACGGAGAAGGCAAACGCCACAGAGGTGGacaaaggacaagaggcaagagCTACaagctgcagcaggaaaactgtgaCTGACGTAAGGGAATTCTTAACAAAGAagagtcaagcactggaacaggcacCCGAGAGGCTGTGGAATCCCCCATCTTTGGAGATTTCAGAATTTGAGTCAACAAGGTCCCGAGCAACATGATCCAACTTtcaagctggccctgctttgaccaaggggctggactagatgacctgcacaggtcccttccaacctagacCGCTCTACTCGACATAGATCTGAAGAGAAATTGAGAACATATACATGATCTTAAGAAATAGCCTGAAATGTCAGGGAAACAAGAACCTTTTTAACCCCAGTTCATTGAGATGACCACAGATGATGTGCTGGGCTATtagaaaaaaacagtattaatcTAATTGGTGTCTGAGTTCATGTAACAACAAATATAAGCATTATTTCATTAAGAAAGCCATTCTTCAATCAACAACTTAAGCATTCGCTTGAGTAGTGGTGTAGCACTGAGAATTATACCAGTGCCCCagaaaaacattcacaaatatttataactttcctttttgaaaggaaagaaaaaaaaaaaaaaagtctgttgtgttttaaatctattttaaacaGTAACAACCCCCACAAATATCTTCTGTAGCGTATTaccaaaaatacttaaaataaacaGTGAAAATTACATCGACCAGGAGATCTGGATCTATGCTGAACTGTCGTCCTGATAACATAGCTTGGAAGTCCTCTAAACTGCAGTCAATACTGTCAAGATAATCCAGAAGTTCAACCCTAGAagacaaacagtattttattacTGTATCCCTTAACAAAAGGTGGAGAAATCCACAATTAAGCTCTATGCAGATGTACTACATGCATCTAAAAATCTTCACCAGAACAAGAATGAACTAAGTTTTTCATTAGGAAcaacctttggaaaaaaatgctctgaAACAGATATCACATCAACACAACACTATGACATGACATCAGCAGAGATGCGATTCTTGCATCCAGGGAACCCTAATGAGCCTCATCCACCTGCAGGAGCTACGCAGATAAATCCTGACAGCTTAAACAATGATATCCACAACATTACACTGCCAGATTATGCACCCTGACTCACTTGCTTCACAATGAAAAAATCAGAGGTCCCAgcttaaaatacttaaaatagaaGGCTCTTTAGAAATTGGCTAGAATAAAGGTGACCTATAAATTTAAAGTTCTCAATGGAAACTATTATTTCGTTCTTTTTACTTCAGTCAAAACAATTAGTTCTaatacttgaaaaaaaccaaaagactgGGCTACTCACTTTCCAAGAAGATTTATATTCTGTGAAATTACTCCATTCTCATTGAGTATGGAATCCATCATTGAGACCGGATCTTCTGCAGTCAAAGTGGACTGGCTATTCAGCTGTACAGCACTTGACATGAGTGGGCTCGTACTGTCACCGACAGGGCCGATGGGATCACCAACTGGGACAGCAactgattctgtgattttatccCCTTGAATTACAGGGGCATATTCTTCTTCGTTATCATCTTCCACAATTACAATATCAGGAGAATGGCTACAGCTTTAACAGGAGACAAATGAATTACAGCATTTCATACACTCATTTGAACTGGTACTATTCCACAGGTTTAGTTACTTCTCATTTTAGTCAAGCTACTATAAACTTTCCTActgctttttaatacaaaaaacagCAAGATActctaaatgttttattttccattgatATGGTGCTGCAATGCTCAATACAGTTAATGCAGCTCAGCTAGCAGATGCTGTTGTGCTAGACCACAATAACAACAACTAAAAAGATACGTGAACATTGATATTTCTTGCATTAGAACAACTATAAGCTCGCATATAAATGTAAAGTATGTACAAAGTGGACCAAAGCATAGGAGGTCATCAAACTAGACAGAcaatatatattttgcatttttcctgttGAACAGAATCAACTCTGGAGCATCCATAACAAACTATCTCTGTTGACAGCGCTGTAGTTATTTAACCTTGTTATGTATACCAGGAAGGCAACCTAAAAACCAAGAAAGGGTCtcaaataatttgatttcatCCATATTCTGGTTTTCTTAACACTTAGTAGCTGTTAGTTGTGCTGCCTCTCTATCACAGCCTTATCTTCATGAAGCTTTTCTATCAGAGAATGCATTCCCAGACATTCAGCTGAACAAGAACAATGGTACTAGTTCAAATATAAGCTAGAAATATCTATGTTTTATTCCTTGAGGCATAATACAGGCCCTATCAATGCAATGCAACTCAGGAAGAGAGTTGCATCTCAATCCCTGGACCAAGTTTCAACTGCTCAGAGCTGAAAGATGAACTACTTCTATAGTACAGACAGGAAGGAACATAGTCACAAAACACTtgggactgaaaaaaaatccactgaaattaaCTGGCTTAACGAAGTTCAAAGGCCACACCAACACTCAACAAACACCACATGCAAATTATTCTCCATAATAATCTGTAAAAACAAGGGAAGTCATTCCTGTCCATATTTATAACCAAAAGTAAGACGACATCACTTACTCTGTCTTTGGACAAGTAGTGTATTTAACAAGAGTGCAATAATACTGAGTACTTCTCCCTAGTTTCTATCCTCAGCATATTAAAACTCCACAGCCATTTAACTATTTGGAACAAATCCAGAGGTCAATAAATCAGAACCTAGTGTGAATTCACAGATGAAGCTTCTATATGTGCAGGAGTACTGAATAATTCTGAccgcttcattaaaaaaattatctaagaCATCTGAATTATTGCATATTATACAACACTGAAAGCCAATTATCTACATAGACTTCTAGAGACTTCTTACTTGGAAGAATCTGAAGTGGTATCTTCATTTGCTTCTGGTGTAATGGGAAGATTTTCTTCATCACCCACATCCTCAGTGACATCATAAATAATGATGTCATCTGAAATCT
It includes:
- the HSF2 gene encoding heat shock factor protein 2 isoform X1 translates to MKQQQPQQQPQPPQQPPQPPPPPSASAGVPAFLSKLWALVGEAPSNQLITWSQNGQSFLVLDEQRFAKEILPKYFKHNNMASFVRQLNMYGFRKVVHVESGIVKLERDGPVEFQHPYFKQGREDLLEHIKRKVSSSRPEENKIRQEDISKIISSAQKVQIKQETIESRLSALKRENESLWREVAELRAKHLQQQQVIRKIVQFIVTLVQNNQLVSLKRKRPLLLNTNGPPKSNVFQQIVKEPADSNHHVPLNRNEGLKQREQISDDIIIYDVTEDVGDEENLPITPEANEDTTSDSSNCSHSPDIVIVEDDNEEEYAPVIQGDKITESVAVPVGDPIGPVGDSTSPLMSSAVQLNSQSTLTAEDPVSMMDSILNENGVISQNINLLGKVELLDYLDSIDCSLEDFQAMLSGRQFSIDPDLLVDLFTSSVQMNPTDHITNTKMETKGIETTKNNAGPAASQETQVFKPKSDKQLIQYTAFPLLAFLDGNPGSILESGSFVAETPSSVDKPLEVDELLESSLDPEPTQSKLVRLEPLTEAEASEATLFYLCELAPAPMDTDMPFLDN
- the HSF2 gene encoding heat shock factor protein 2 isoform X2; translation: MKQQQPQQQPQPPQQPPQPPPPPSASAGVPAFLSKLWALVGEAPSNQLITWSQNGQSFLVLDEQRFAKEILPKYFKHNNMASFVRQLNMYGFRKVVHVESGIVKLERDGPVEFQHPYFKQGREDLLEHIKRKVSSSRPEENKIRQEDISKIISSAQKVQIKQETIESRLSALKRENESLWREVAELRAKHLQQQQVIRKIVQFIVTLVQNNQLVSLKRKRPLLLNTNGPPKSNVFQQIVKEPADSNHHVPLNRNEGLKQREQISDDIIIYDVTEDVGDEENLPITPEANEDTTSDSSNCSHSPDIVIVEDDNEEEYAPVIQGDKITESVAVPVGDPIGPVGDSTSPLMSSAVQLNSQSTLTAEDPVSMMDSILNENGVISQNINLLGKVELLDYLDSIDCSLEDFQAMLSGRQFSIDPDLLVDMETKGIETTKNNAGPAASQETQVFKPKSDKQLIQYTAFPLLAFLDGNPGSILESGSFVAETPSSVDKPLEVDELLESSLDPEPTQSKLVRLEPLTEAEASEATLFYLCELAPAPMDTDMPFLDN